In Pseudomonas sp. Leaf58, one DNA window encodes the following:
- a CDS encoding acyl-CoA dehydrogenase C-terminal domain-containing protein, whose protein sequence is MSDYLPPLRDMDFLFNEVFDIPAWWAQTPALAEQVDGDTARAVLEQAGRLIAEVVAPLNRSGDEQGCRWEAGQVYTPDGFADAYRAFAADGWVGVAGAPEYGGMGMPKVIGAQLEEMLNAANLSFGLYPMLTAGACLSLLNHASEPLKALYLPPMYQGRWTGSMCLTEPHAGTDLGLLRTRAEAAADGRYRISGTKIFITGGEQDLTENIIHLVLARLPDAPAGPKGVSLFLVPKVLVDAEGVLGEANAVSCGSIEHKMGIKASATCVMNFDGAIGYLVGEPHKGLNAMFTMMNYERLGVGIQGLALGERSYQGAIAYARDRQQGRAPTGAEAPGHTADPIIVHPDVRRMLLTMKALNEGGRAFSTYVALQLDVAKYSEAPAARAQAEAKVALLTPVAKAFLTDMGLETTVHGQQVLGGHGYIREWGQEQLIRDCRITQIYEGTNGIQALDLVGRKLFGDGGQAYRSVSEEITAFAQTLPAACAEFSAPLLAAVRNLDELTAWLLDRAQGNPRELGAAAVEYLQVFGYTFYAYLWARMAVVCHGHAAPEPFHHSKLGTAQFYFARLLPRIHSLSASVRAGSDSLYLLEAGQL, encoded by the coding sequence ATGTCTGATTACCTTCCGCCACTGCGCGACATGGATTTTCTGTTCAACGAAGTGTTCGACATCCCAGCCTGGTGGGCGCAAACCCCCGCCTTGGCCGAACAGGTCGATGGCGACACTGCCCGGGCCGTGCTCGAACAGGCCGGCCGGCTGATTGCCGAGGTAGTGGCGCCGCTCAACCGCAGCGGCGACGAGCAAGGCTGCCGCTGGGAGGCAGGCCAGGTGTATACCCCCGACGGCTTTGCCGACGCCTACCGGGCATTTGCCGCCGATGGCTGGGTGGGTGTGGCCGGTGCCCCGGAATACGGTGGCATGGGCATGCCAAAAGTGATCGGTGCCCAGCTCGAAGAAATGCTCAATGCCGCCAACCTGTCGTTTGGCCTGTACCCGATGTTGACAGCCGGGGCCTGCCTGTCGCTGCTCAACCATGCCAGCGAGCCGTTGAAGGCGCTGTACCTGCCGCCCATGTACCAAGGGCGCTGGACCGGCTCGATGTGCCTCACCGAGCCTCACGCCGGCACCGACCTGGGCCTGCTCCGTACCCGCGCCGAAGCGGCTGCCGATGGCCGTTACCGCATCAGCGGTACCAAAATTTTCATCACCGGCGGCGAGCAGGACCTGACCGAGAACATCATCCACCTGGTGCTGGCACGGCTACCGGATGCGCCTGCCGGCCCCAAGGGCGTCTCGCTGTTCCTGGTGCCCAAGGTGCTGGTTGACGCCGAGGGGGTGCTGGGCGAGGCCAATGCGGTGAGTTGTGGGTCGATCGAGCACAAGATGGGCATCAAGGCCTCGGCCACCTGCGTGATGAACTTCGACGGCGCCATCGGCTACCTGGTCGGTGAGCCGCACAAGGGCCTCAACGCCATGTTCACCATGATGAACTACGAGCGCCTGGGCGTGGGTATTCAGGGCCTGGCCCTGGGCGAGCGGTCTTACCAGGGCGCTATCGCCTATGCCCGTGATCGCCAACAGGGCCGAGCGCCGACGGGCGCCGAAGCGCCGGGGCACACTGCCGACCCAATCATCGTCCACCCGGACGTGCGGCGCATGCTGCTGACCATGAAAGCGCTGAACGAAGGCGGGCGGGCGTTTTCTACCTACGTGGCGCTGCAACTGGACGTGGCCAAGTACAGCGAAGCCCCGGCCGCACGCGCCCAGGCCGAGGCCAAGGTGGCGTTGCTGACGCCAGTGGCCAAGGCCTTCCTGACCGACATGGGGCTGGAAACCACCGTGCACGGCCAGCAGGTGCTGGGTGGCCATGGCTATATCCGAGAATGGGGCCAGGAGCAGTTGATTCGCGACTGCCGGATTACTCAAATCTACGAAGGCACCAATGGCATCCAGGCCCTCGACCTGGTGGGGCGCAAGCTGTTTGGCGATGGTGGGCAAGCCTATCGCAGCGTGTCCGAAGAAATAACCGCCTTTGCCCAGACACTGCCTGCGGCGTGCGCCGAGTTCAGCGCGCCGCTGCTTGCTGCCGTGCGCAACCTCGACGAGCTGACCGCCTGGTTGCTCGACCGGGCCCAGGGCAACCCGCGCGAGCTTGGCGCGGCGGCCGTGGAATACCTGCAGGTATTTGGCTACACCTTCTACGCCTACCTGTGGGCACGCATGGCCGTGGTGTGCCACGGCCATGCGGCGCCCGAGCCGTTCCACCACAGCAAGCTGGGCACCGCGCAGTTCTACTTCGCGCGCCTGCTGCCGCGCATCCACTCGCTCAGCGCCAGTGTCAGGGCCGGTAGCGATAGCCTGTACCTGCTCGAGGCTGGGCAACTGTGA